The Muricauda sp. SCSIO 65647 genome includes a region encoding these proteins:
- a CDS encoding inositol oxygenase, with protein MGIDKNNPLESLEHWEEDILKRYPDPAEDGKKKEEFRNYEDSYRVDTVREFYRLNHKFQTYDFVCQKQEELLQFNKREMSLWDAVDFLNTLVDDSDPDIDLDQLQHLLQTSEAIRADGHPDWFVLTGFLHDMGKVLCLFGEPQWAVVGDTFPVGCAFSNKIVYPEFFSENPDSQDERYNTKFGIYSENCGLDAVKMSWGHDEYLYHIMKDHLPEPALYIIRYHSFYAQHREHAYSHLMNEKDHEMFEWVKKFNPYDLYTKAPVKPDAKALKPYYEDLVEKYLPEKLRF; from the coding sequence ATGGGCATAGATAAGAACAATCCGTTGGAATCATTGGAGCATTGGGAAGAGGATATTTTAAAACGTTATCCAGATCCTGCGGAAGATGGCAAGAAAAAAGAGGAATTCCGAAATTATGAAGATTCGTATAGGGTCGATACGGTCAGGGAGTTCTACAGGTTGAACCATAAGTTTCAGACCTATGATTTTGTTTGTCAAAAGCAGGAGGAGTTATTGCAGTTCAATAAAAGGGAGATGTCTTTATGGGATGCCGTTGATTTTTTGAACACTTTGGTGGACGATAGTGACCCGGATATCGATTTGGACCAATTGCAGCACTTGTTGCAGACCTCTGAGGCCATAAGGGCCGATGGCCATCCCGATTGGTTCGTGCTTACTGGTTTTTTGCACGATATGGGAAAGGTGCTATGCCTATTTGGGGAGCCGCAATGGGCAGTTGTTGGCGATACCTTTCCGGTCGGTTGCGCTTTTTCGAACAAGATCGTCTATCCAGAATTCTTTTCCGAAAACCCAGATAGCCAAGATGAACGATACAATACCAAATTTGGAATATATTCAGAAAACTGTGGACTGGACGCGGTGAAGATGAGCTGGGGCCATGACGAGTACCTGTACCATATCATGAAAGACCATTTGCCAGAGCCGGCACTCTATATTATTCGCTATCATTCTTTTTACGCGCAACATCGAGAACATGCCTATAGCCATTTGATGAACGAAAAAGACCATGAGATGTTTGAGTGGGTAAAAAAATTCAATCCGTACGATTTATATACCAAAGCACCCGTAAAGCCAGATGCAAAGGCATTAAAACCTTATTACGAAGACCTTGTCGAAAAATATTTGCCTGAAAAACTGAGATTTTAG
- a CDS encoding RagB/SusD family nutrient uptake outer membrane protein, giving the protein MKSLVKAYTFLTLILLFIWSCEDYLDIEPETQVASSSVFQTQDGALAALNGIYTSIKLKGMYGTDFAVIGDAASDNGKIPSDREDAGANSDRLPHAYLLNLNANTTSILWDDAYVLINNSNTFLENIDAVGDMSDEAKTQAIAEVRVVRAYAYFCLMQVFAQDYNFTSDQSHPGVPIVTSTGVTNQPARNTAGEVFGFIFQEFNEALPDLQNSNAIDRPGDDFYFINYFSALSLRAKMYFYITDYANALSDANQVINSGRYSLVTQYTTGLYPSSGLGDLEFINEWAGTAIVTPESIFQLYVNEAGASITTNRSIIDIYTSNNGNAAHAISGDLFDLYETQDLRLNWYKVENTDQHVFKYPGDFGAAPDDTPYSVIRLTELILMKAEIEARNGQEAVALDLVNSITSRANASPITSSGNQLIEDIITERRKEMAFEGNRLFDLKRLQRGFTRNDCSADICNLDYPTFLYAWPIPLAEFNGNPNMVQNDGY; this is encoded by the coding sequence ATGAAATCTTTAGTTAAAGCATATACATTTTTAACGCTCATATTATTGTTCATATGGAGCTGTGAAGATTATTTGGATATTGAACCCGAGACCCAAGTGGCCTCCTCATCGGTTTTTCAGACCCAAGATGGTGCATTGGCCGCTTTGAACGGTATCTATACCTCAATAAAGCTCAAAGGGATGTACGGAACAGATTTTGCCGTCATTGGCGATGCAGCTTCAGACAATGGCAAGATCCCCTCAGATAGGGAAGATGCCGGGGCAAACAGTGACAGATTGCCCCATGCTTATCTGTTGAACCTGAATGCAAACACCACCAGTATATTGTGGGATGATGCCTATGTGCTCATCAACAATTCCAATACTTTTCTTGAAAACATCGATGCGGTCGGTGATATGTCAGACGAAGCTAAGACCCAGGCCATTGCCGAAGTAAGAGTCGTAAGGGCCTATGCCTATTTCTGCTTGATGCAGGTTTTCGCACAGGACTATAACTTTACTTCGGATCAATCCCATCCCGGAGTACCCATTGTAACCTCGACAGGCGTGACCAACCAACCAGCAAGAAACACCGCCGGGGAAGTTTTCGGATTTATTTTTCAAGAATTCAACGAGGCATTGCCTGATCTTCAAAACAGCAATGCCATAGATAGACCGGGAGACGATTTCTATTTCATCAACTATTTTTCCGCATTGAGCCTAAGGGCCAAAATGTATTTCTACATCACTGATTATGCCAATGCGCTCAGTGATGCCAATCAGGTCATCAACTCAGGGCGTTATAGTCTGGTGACCCAATATACAACGGGACTTTACCCATCTTCTGGTTTGGGAGATTTGGAATTCATCAATGAGTGGGCCGGAACAGCGATTGTAACCCCTGAAAGTATCTTTCAATTATACGTGAACGAGGCTGGGGCCAGCATTACCACCAACAGGTCCATAATTGACATCTACACATCCAATAATGGCAACGCCGCACATGCAATTTCCGGTGATCTGTTTGATTTGTACGAGACCCAAGACCTCCGTTTGAATTGGTACAAAGTAGAGAACACCGATCAACATGTGTTCAAATACCCTGGAGATTTTGGGGCAGCACCCGATGATACGCCCTACTCGGTGATTCGGCTTACCGAATTGATTCTGATGAAAGCCGAGATTGAGGCTCGAAATGGGCAGGAAGCCGTTGCCCTTGACCTGGTCAATAGCATTACCTCAAGGGCCAATGCATCACCCATCACTTCGAGCGGTAACCAGCTTATTGAAGATATCATAACCGAGCGTAGAAAGGAAATGGCCTTTGAGGGAAACCGCTTGTTCGATCTGAAGCGATTGCAACGGGGATTCACCAGAAATGATTGCTCAGCGGATATCTGTAATTTGGATTATCCTACTTTCCTGTATGCTTGGCCAATTCCGCTGGCAGAGTTCAACGGAAATCCAAATATGGTCCAGAATGATGGCTACTAA
- a CDS encoding SusC/RagA family TonB-linked outer membrane protein, with protein sequence MKLRLFIVMLFSSGFLMAQNRVTGKIISENREPLLGVSILVKGTTVGTVSDFDGNYTIMADQGDILVVSYVGFKTLEVPVASNVINVTMVRDLNQLDEVVVVAFGTSTRKALTGALEVVTTDEIQAQPLSNFTNALQGLAPGLQVFESNGQPGEGAEFRIRGIGSLLAGDDPLIVLNGAVFNGGLSQINPNDIESVNVLKDAASASIYGSRAANGVILITTKKGRNQKTAFSLNTEIGFTENTNPNNFRLMNTAEYVEYYREALINDGRNPDDPSTGFFLPISQAFDTDWVNEVFQTGSFRKYDFSARGGNDKTSFYTGLGYTEQKGTVVGTGFERVTGTLSIDHNLNDKIDIGGNMQLNYRNRDNLISETGRSGQLSGAFNTAPTEPIFGQPDTNPELVGSGYNFDIPSNAQHNAVASAALNSNNVESWSINATLNLGYNFTPKLRGEALGNYYYNTSIFKETIGKTYLAETEGGNALEERTSENTFNFVGSLAYTTDIGEDHSLGIKAGFETTRFRSNLLEVSRRGFTFANLNDVGLASGPIDPSDIESGFNGSAVAGFFGRINYDYKDKIFLEGSLRRDGASNFGPDTRWGTFGAVGLSYILSEDLFSDSELVNNLKLRASYGSSGNNNFGNFLWRDLFSLGRDYALNPTDFLPGITVSFPPNRSLQWEKNLQLDIGLDFNLFNNRLSGSVDYFRRISEDLLFELPLSLTTGFEEQAVNSDAELLNTGFEISLAAYILRSQNFSWRTDANIAFYDQEIRQLPQEVVFSDRIWQEGGRSDNFFYQRYEGVDPATGDPLYLDVNGNVTPDYDGEESRAVVGQRSPDTYGSITNTFTYKDLSLSFMFFFNEGNQEYFDLGETLNGDGQNFPANQWAIALNRWQQPGDITDIPRVRLNNPNGGFESTRFLHDASYVRLQNITLGYNLPVEVVRQLGLDGMSFRLSGQNLWTITDFPGFDPTSEAYPIPRTITFAANLTF encoded by the coding sequence ATGAAGCTCAGATTATTTATCGTGATGTTATTTTCCAGTGGCTTTTTAATGGCTCAGAACAGGGTCACGGGAAAAATTATTTCTGAAAACCGAGAACCCTTGCTAGGGGTATCGATTTTGGTAAAAGGGACCACAGTAGGTACGGTCTCAGATTTTGATGGCAACTACACCATTATGGCCGATCAGGGAGATATCTTGGTGGTGAGCTATGTGGGTTTTAAAACCCTGGAAGTGCCAGTTGCATCCAATGTGATCAATGTCACCATGGTTCGGGATTTGAACCAATTGGATGAAGTGGTCGTGGTCGCTTTTGGTACTTCGACCCGAAAAGCGCTCACCGGGGCTTTGGAGGTAGTGACCACCGATGAAATTCAAGCACAGCCCCTATCAAACTTCACCAACGCTTTACAGGGGCTTGCCCCTGGCCTCCAGGTATTTGAAAGCAATGGGCAACCAGGTGAGGGTGCCGAATTCAGGATTAGGGGAATAGGGTCGCTCTTGGCAGGCGATGATCCGCTAATTGTGTTGAACGGTGCTGTTTTCAATGGCGGGCTTTCCCAGATCAACCCTAATGATATTGAATCTGTAAATGTCTTAAAGGATGCTGCATCTGCCTCAATTTATGGATCTAGGGCGGCCAATGGGGTCATCTTGATCACTACCAAAAAAGGAAGAAATCAAAAGACTGCTTTTTCCCTAAACACTGAAATCGGTTTTACCGAGAATACCAACCCTAACAATTTTAGGTTGATGAATACCGCAGAGTACGTTGAGTATTACAGGGAGGCCTTGATCAATGATGGAAGAAACCCAGACGACCCTTCGACAGGTTTTTTTCTTCCCATAAGCCAAGCTTTTGATACCGATTGGGTGAACGAGGTTTTTCAAACGGGATCTTTCAGAAAATATGACTTTTCGGCCAGGGGGGGCAATGACAAGACCTCTTTTTATACAGGTCTCGGCTATACCGAACAAAAAGGGACCGTGGTAGGTACTGGTTTTGAAAGGGTCACCGGAACCTTGAGTATCGACCATAATCTAAATGACAAAATTGACATTGGGGGAAATATGCAATTGAATTACAGAAATAGGGACAATCTTATTTCTGAAACGGGCCGATCGGGCCAACTTTCGGGTGCTTTTAACACCGCACCTACCGAACCCATATTTGGGCAACCCGATACGAATCCCGAATTGGTGGGTTCTGGGTATAATTTTGACATTCCCAGCAATGCCCAGCACAATGCTGTGGCTTCGGCAGCCTTAAATTCAAACAATGTTGAGAGCTGGAGCATCAATGCCACCTTGAATTTGGGATACAATTTTACGCCGAAATTGCGTGGCGAAGCTCTGGGAAATTACTACTACAACACCTCAATTTTTAAGGAAACCATAGGTAAAACCTATCTGGCGGAGACCGAGGGTGGAAACGCACTGGAGGAACGCACCTCTGAAAACACCTTCAACTTTGTGGGTTCGTTGGCCTACACGACCGATATCGGTGAAGACCATTCACTGGGTATAAAGGCAGGCTTTGAGACCACGAGGTTCCGGAGCAACCTGCTTGAGGTGTCAAGAAGAGGGTTCACATTTGCAAATCTTAACGATGTCGGACTCGCCTCGGGCCCCATAGACCCTTCTGATATTGAATCGGGCTTCAATGGAAGTGCCGTGGCCGGTTTTTTTGGAAGGATCAACTACGATTATAAAGACAAGATCTTTTTGGAAGGTTCCCTACGGAGGGATGGAGCCTCGAATTTTGGGCCAGATACCCGTTGGGGTACGTTTGGTGCCGTGGGGCTCAGCTATATCCTTTCTGAAGACCTGTTTTCAGATTCTGAACTGGTGAACAACCTTAAATTGAGAGCAAGCTACGGTTCTTCGGGAAACAATAATTTCGGCAACTTTCTGTGGAGAGACCTGTTCAGTCTAGGTAGGGATTATGCACTGAACCCAACTGATTTTTTGCCCGGTATAACCGTTTCCTTTCCACCCAACAGAAGTTTGCAGTGGGAAAAAAACCTACAATTGGATATTGGCTTGGACTTCAATCTTTTTAACAATAGGTTGAGCGGTAGCGTGGATTATTTCAGGAGGATTTCCGAAGACTTGTTGTTTGAACTTCCATTGTCACTAACCACAGGATTTGAGGAACAGGCCGTGAATTCTGATGCGGAACTATTGAATACAGGCTTTGAGATCTCATTGGCCGCCTACATTCTGCGAAGTCAAAACTTTTCATGGCGAACCGATGCCAACATAGCTTTTTACGATCAGGAAATAAGACAATTGCCCCAAGAAGTGGTCTTTAGCGATCGCATCTGGCAAGAAGGCGGACGATCTGATAATTTCTTTTACCAACGTTATGAAGGGGTAGATCCTGCCACGGGCGACCCATTGTATTTGGATGTCAATGGCAACGTAACCCCAGATTATGACGGTGAGGAAAGCAGGGCGGTGGTCGGTCAAAGAAGTCCCGACACCTATGGAAGTATCACAAATACCTTCACCTACAAAGACCTGAGTCTGTCCTTTATGTTTTTCTTCAATGAAGGAAACCAAGAGTATTTTGATTTGGGGGAAACCTTGAATGGAGATGGACAGAACTTCCCTGCGAACCAATGGGCAATAGCACTGAACCGTTGGCAACAGCCAGGAGACATAACCGATATCCCCAGGGTGCGGCTGAACAATCCCAATGGGGGCTTCGAAAGCACACGGTTTTTACATGATGCCTCCTATGTGCGCCTTCAGAACATAACATTGGGCTACAATTTGCCTGTTGAGGTAGTACGACAATTGGGCTTGGACGGTATGTCCTTTAGATTGAGCGGTCAAAATTTGTGGACAATAACCGACTTTCCAGGATTCGACCCCACATCTGAGGCATATCCAATTCCCAGGACCATAACCTTTGCGGCCAACTTAACCTTTTAA
- a CDS encoding pyridoxal phosphate-dependent aminotransferase, with product MNLSKRVLDSSFSATVGIADKAQIIREQGRAVYDFSAGRAFEPTPAYITRGTIAAINAGDTHQTMARGKTIYRNAIAEKLKRDNKIDADPEKEVIATMGCKQGLTIGLLACINPGDEVIVEDPCFVSYTQTVHYLGGKAVKVPLKAENGFRWTKDDLEKAVTKRTKVIILCSPHNPTGVVHSKKDLQIIADVAIKNNLIVITDEVYERVVWNGHKHTNLATLPGMKDRTITLMSFTKSFSMGGWRVGFIYSSENIIKELEKLQQHLITSVNSFVQIGAAIACGKPQDEVLDYWLEWEKKVFYCTDYIDGIKGLKCHRPEGGFYAWVDISQLGTSSYDFTEQLLEKESVAIVHGSSFGEFGENYVRFTCVKSWDELEEGLKRLKRFAQSH from the coding sequence ATGAATTTATCCAAGAGAGTATTAGATTCTAGTTTTTCAGCAACGGTAGGTATTGCAGATAAAGCCCAAATTATTCGTGAACAAGGAAGAGCCGTATACGATTTTTCTGCCGGTCGGGCCTTTGAGCCCACCCCTGCTTACATAACACGTGGTACCATAGCCGCGATAAATGCAGGGGATACCCATCAAACCATGGCAAGGGGGAAAACCATTTACAGGAACGCCATAGCCGAAAAATTAAAACGCGATAACAAAATTGATGCCGACCCCGAGAAGGAGGTCATTGCCACCATGGGATGCAAACAAGGGCTTACCATAGGCCTGTTGGCCTGTATAAATCCAGGTGATGAGGTCATTGTCGAAGATCCTTGTTTTGTGAGTTACACCCAAACGGTTCACTATTTGGGAGGAAAAGCGGTAAAGGTACCCTTAAAGGCTGAAAATGGTTTTAGGTGGACCAAGGACGATTTGGAAAAGGCCGTTACCAAGCGAACAAAAGTGATCATACTTTGCTCCCCGCATAACCCAACGGGAGTGGTCCACTCAAAAAAGGATCTTCAAATCATTGCCGATGTGGCCATCAAGAACAACCTTATCGTGATTACCGATGAGGTGTATGAAAGAGTAGTCTGGAACGGCCATAAACATACCAATCTGGCGACACTTCCAGGCATGAAGGATCGAACCATTACCCTCATGAGCTTTACGAAAAGCTTTTCCATGGGGGGTTGGAGGGTCGGCTTCATTTACTCCAGTGAGAATATCATCAAGGAGTTGGAAAAATTACAGCAACATTTGATCACCAGCGTAAATTCGTTTGTGCAGATCGGTGCGGCCATTGCCTGTGGAAAACCACAGGACGAAGTGCTCGACTACTGGTTGGAATGGGAGAAAAAGGTATTTTACTGTACCGATTACATTGATGGCATCAAGGGCTTGAAATGTCATCGCCCCGAAGGAGGGTTCTACGCATGGGTCGATATTTCCCAATTGGGAACAAGTTCTTATGATTTTACTGAGCAACTTCTTGAAAAAGAGTCGGTTGCCATAGTCCACGGGTCTTCCTTTGGTGAATTTGGCGAAAATTATGTTAGGTTTACCTGTGTCAAATCATGGGACGAATTGGAAGAGGGTCTCAAACGCTTGAAAAGGTTTGCCCAGTCCCATTGA
- a CDS encoding solute:sodium symporter family transporter translates to MTATYLGFFGFTLFVILYTTYKLRKDSFKTAKGYFLAGKTLTGPIIAGSMILTNISTEHLIGMNGSSYKNGIIVIAWEVTSAIALVIAAIFFLPRFIQMGLTTIPEFLEKRFDGATRSIVAFLLMLSFVVTLLPIVLYSGAINIESVFEFTEMFNITKTEALLYTILTIGVIGSLYAIFGGLKAVAYSDSLNGIGLMLGGLLIPALALYQIGKGNVVDGLTKVYDFAPDKFDIIGSPDSILPFSTLFTGLMINQLYFWGMNQAIIQRAFGAKNLAEAQKGLIYTGVLKLFVPCIIVLPGLIAYYYFQDEFYANPDLIYPLLVKKVLPAYLYGFFAAVVLGAVLSTFNSVLNSASTIFCYDIYKKIINKKVSDAQLVKWGKLTSVVLAVGAISIAPFVAYAPDGLYFLLQELNGIFFIPISSVIIAGIFVKQINAIGAKAGLLFGFLFYILTTFILNLDIHFVHLWGMEFVLNFIIMFLVSKGRPTADYVHETYRYPDKAWPWVKEAGIILTGLTILIYIMLS, encoded by the coding sequence ATGACAGCAACATATCTTGGCTTTTTTGGCTTTACGCTCTTTGTCATCCTTTATACCACGTACAAACTCCGAAAAGATAGTTTTAAGACGGCAAAGGGATATTTTCTTGCAGGGAAAACCTTGACAGGGCCCATCATCGCCGGATCCATGATTCTGACCAATATCTCCACCGAGCACCTTATCGGTATGAACGGCAGTTCCTATAAAAACGGAATCATTGTCATCGCTTGGGAGGTAACTTCTGCCATAGCCTTGGTCATTGCCGCCATATTCTTTCTTCCCCGTTTTATACAAATGGGATTGACGACCATTCCAGAGTTTTTGGAAAAGCGGTTTGATGGGGCCACTAGGTCAATCGTGGCCTTTTTGTTGATGCTATCCTTTGTGGTAACACTGTTACCAATTGTTTTGTATTCGGGTGCCATTAATATTGAAAGTGTTTTTGAGTTTACCGAAATGTTCAATATTACCAAGACCGAGGCACTGCTGTACACCATATTGACCATCGGCGTTATAGGGTCGCTCTATGCCATCTTCGGAGGGTTGAAGGCAGTGGCGTATTCAGACAGTCTTAATGGTATTGGCCTTATGTTGGGCGGATTGCTCATACCGGCCTTGGCCTTGTACCAAATCGGAAAAGGGAATGTGGTCGATGGGCTGACCAAGGTCTATGATTTTGCGCCTGACAAATTTGATATCATAGGTAGTCCAGATTCCATTTTACCATTTTCCACTCTATTCACCGGCCTAATGATCAATCAATTGTATTTCTGGGGGATGAACCAAGCCATCATTCAACGGGCGTTTGGGGCCAAAAATCTGGCGGAGGCCCAAAAGGGACTTATCTATACAGGCGTTTTAAAACTGTTTGTGCCCTGCATCATTGTGTTACCCGGACTGATTGCCTATTACTACTTTCAGGATGAGTTTTATGCAAATCCAGATTTGATTTACCCTCTGCTGGTGAAGAAGGTGCTGCCCGCCTACTTGTACGGGTTCTTTGCCGCTGTGGTATTGGGGGCTGTGCTGAGTACCTTCAATAGTGTGTTGAACTCTGCCAGTACCATTTTTTGCTATGATATCTATAAAAAGATCATCAACAAAAAAGTTTCCGATGCCCAATTGGTGAAATGGGGCAAGTTGACCTCTGTTGTTCTTGCAGTAGGGGCCATCAGTATTGCACCATTTGTGGCCTATGCACCAGATGGGCTTTACTTTCTGTTACAAGAATTGAACGGTATTTTCTTTATTCCCATTTCCTCGGTGATCATTGCGGGAATTTTCGTAAAACAGATTAATGCCATTGGGGCCAAAGCGGGGCTTTTATTTGGATTTTTGTTTTATATTTTGACCACCTTCATTTTAAACTTAGACATCCACTTTGTCCATCTTTGGGGCATGGAATTCGTATTGAACTTCATCATCATGTTCTTGGTATCCAAAGGTCGCCCCACGGCCGATTATGTGCATGAAACCTACCGATATCCAGATAAGGCCTGGCCATGGGTAAAAGAGGCTGGCATTATACTTACCGGACTCACCATCTTGATTTATATAATGCTCTCGTAA